gGCTGCTACTCATCGCGAATGCAACAggaccttcgcaaacgcgaagaaggcctgacccctgtgacttaaaacagaaccaaaaacgggatttttttcatttttcacaaaccctcaattataactcggcttaggggcgatttcaaaggcGTTTTTTACGATTTcggactgggtaagtgttctttatcatatagtgattgtatttcacaaatccatgtctatattcatcatttatttcggatttagatggaagaaattagaatttttgtaaaactttccaaaaacgaaaaatttagatttgaaggtccatttgatatcggaattagacaaatttggtatggttgaactcgtatcggaacgggtgttcagatttcgcgagtttttccggaatttgagatgtgggtcctactgccgaatattttaataaatttcagatttttatccggaaaatttgtaaattcatatggaattaattcctatgattagtattgaatatattgaattgtttgtgaatagatttgaagctttcggaggcaaatttaaaaggaaaagttgtggttgaataattgattggaatttgcaaagcgaggtaagtgtcggggttaaccttgacttgagggaatagaacccttaaattgtttattatgtgaattgtatgtaaacgacgtataggtaaggtgacaagtgtctatacgtcgtcaaattaattgtttgcctgcttacttgaaaaatcataaattatttttaatcataaattaattattataataattatttctctcttattctttgcaaatataaattcttgaattcctgcattaattgttacatgttatttgaattatgtgccttaattgttatttgacatttagcataataaatattaaactgcctattttctccctgatttccataataatttgctatttgtcattgtttgcttcataattaaaccataattattatATGCTTGTTATCCTGTAATtatatattaattgttacatttattgagaaaatttcttctataagaattggtaaatgaaaatgttgaaggagcgggttgcacgccgcaacatgattgattataatgaatatattggaggatcgggttgcacgctacaacagacttattaaaagtctatattggaggatcgggttgcacgccgcaacagacttattaaaagtcaatattggaggatcgggttgcacgccgtaacagacttattaaaagtcaatattgaaggatcgggttgcacgccgcaacagacttgattaaaatgaatatgttggaggagcgggttgaacgccgcaacaaaactgaatgtggatatattgtgagagcaggttgcacgctgcaacagaaataatggaaatgataattggttatgactgctgagttgccttcaattattataaatgaattacctgatttattcctattattgttgttgttactaatattgcgtacatgttaatgtaagtgaaccgccttagcctcgtcactacttcgtcgaggttaggctcagcacttaccagtacatgggatcggttgtactgatactacactctgcacttcttgtgcaaattttggagctggtcccaacggcgtaccatagacttgctcggatttcagctatcagaggagacttgaggtataactgcatagtgttcgcagttctgaagtccccgtctactgtaCTTTAGCCGTGTGTTTATTTTTAGatatctttattttattcagacctttatttgtatttattctagaagctcgtgcacttgtgacaccaattttgggatggtatttagacaccgttattattatggattatttcaaagttgcttccgcatttgctttcttgttattaataaatttaataattgttttaaaaaaggttaatattattctaacgttggcttgcctagcaagtgaaatgttaggcgccatcacggtccgaaggtggaaaatttgggtcgtgacaatttgctTACTTTTTGTGGGGAGATTAGTCGCTACAAaatctaataaaaataatatagcaCCACTCTTGGTGACGACTTAAGTGATCACCACGTAATATCGTCACTGAAAACTTTATTCCTTGTAGTATTATGTGGCATATCTCAATCTTTGAATACCACATTTTAAGTGAGCTGTCACATCATGTATACAACACAAACATCGCCATCGACCTTGAACGAGGGCGATTTCCGAGTTATGTACGATAAATTAGATGGATCGACGGAGAAAATCGGGTTCGGGTCGGAAATCGACGTCAAAAATTACGACGTACTCGCAATCTTTGACATAATTATGCTTTAATCCTTCTTTAAGAGCTCCAGCTTTGTAACCACCGAGGGATTCTCTTATTTGGTACGTTATGTTAAGTCCTTTGCTTGCCCACCTTAGACATTCTGTCTCAACCATATCCTATCATAataataaatgtttaattaaggaaaaatacatcAATATTAATCGTTATTAATTGAGTTACATATCTAGTGTAAGGAgaaatttaaggaaaataatGTCGGTTTTGGTAGGTGAATATTGTGTCATAAAAGGTCGACATTTTCAATTAAAGCTAAATTAAACGATTTACAAAAGAAGGCCAAAATTCAACAGTTGTACTCCAGATTAGAGGTTCGGAATATATAGGAAGAAGTGTAAACATTACGTAAACGGTCAAAACTCCAGATCTTATATAAGGATTACATTGCAAAGATCAAGGTACCAAACTTGAAATCCAAGCATTTTCTTAAAAAGGCTgtgattaaaaaatatttatcgAAGTACGTTGTTAAATGTAGTACCATGTGCATTGTTGTTTGTATTTCGCAATGATTATGAtttaaattgtaaaaaaaaaaagatgcttACATAATTACATTGGAAATGCAGTTTAAAGGACTGTTTGGATTACCTTAATGATAGGATCAGTAGAATCATCAAGAACTTGAATCACGAGACGATCCGACGGCCAGAAAAGGTTACACGTAACTCCAATAGAGATCTTATACACCTAAACCAAACAAGCCATAAGGATTTCAACAACAAAAAGCTaaatacaaattaaataaatCTCTACGTATTTTTAAGCAAATCGAGAAATTAAACACACATAATGATGAATTTAGTTACCTCTCTTTCATTAAACATAGGAATTTGAACAAGAACCTTAGGAAATCCAGCACTACTAATTAGAGAACAtgttcatatttgtatataacATTCCCATTCCAAGCAACAAAAACCATCCCAACATCTCTTGTTAAAACTAGCACATATCTACCAAATACTTCCACCTTGTTTGCATATCTGTTGCATCcaaggaagaaagaaaataacaagGAAGAAGGTGAAGTTAGCTTTCATAACTAATGACTCGACAAGAAATGCAACATTCAAGAAAAGGAAGAAGGGTTTGATAAAGAAGGTGAGTGAATTGAGCACCCTTTGTGGAATTGATGCTTGTGCTATTATTTATAGCCCTTATGAAAACCAACCTGAGGTATGGCCAAACACCATGGGAGCTCAACGCGTGCTCGCGGAGTTCAAGAGAATGCCAGAGATGGAACAGAGCAAGAAAATGGTGAATCAAGAGAGTTTTATCAGACAAAGGATTGCAAAAGCGAGCGAGCAGCTGAAGAAACAAAGCAAAGAGAACAGAGAAAAGGAGATGACTGAAGTTATGTACCAGTGTTTGGCTGGAAAAGGGCTGCAAAATTTGAACTTGGGAGATTTGAATGATCTTGGTTGGGTTGTTGATCAAAATTTGAAGGAGATTAATAAGAGGATTGAAGCATTTAAAAAAagggctcaattatataaaaacgtaATAATActtcatcctacaaaaggtttCATCAAAACCATAGATAACAagttagctattcataatagtatgcaaaactacaatactataattcataaccaataatgaaaataggaagaaggaagtgaaaaactcgtagaaacattccccgccttgctcctagtatGTTCTTCCCTTCTTTGGTCGAATCCCCTCTCAAAACATATTCTTCCTCTTAGACATGTTTAGAGAGTATTTATAGGCTAGGGTTGAAGTCTCCTAGTCCAAATCCGGGTCCGAGTCTTTTAATTCACGCACTTTTGATCACCGAGCTATAGAGCTCGCGAGGCCAGGTTTATAGCACGGTCAGCTTGGTTACAGAGCTGGCTACACCTGGCCTGTACCACGGTCGAGTTGGCTATGCTTGGCTTGTAGCACAGTTTAGGTGCTTGGCATTTATTgtgctcttttcttgcattttcgTCCTCTTATTGTGCAAATTTCAATAATCTTTGTCTTGCGAtgctcctacacataaaacaacataattTAGCTCAAACGTCGCACAATTAATTACTAAACTAACAACATGTAAGGCTagtaatgtactaaaaatataGCATTTTGGCCAAACATCACTatcccacacttaaacgttgctcgtcctcgagtcaaccaccAATTCACACTAACCTTGagcactttattttcttttagcacaTCTGAAGCACACCATACCTATGACTATTGTTGATAGCAACAGATAAACTTTAGCATATTCCTTCAACACATACTTCCCTTTTTACTTTATgccataattcaaaaaaatttcaacaacaagacaacatgctcataacaatcctagcctcacaAACCAACTAAATATCACAATGCATTCGaggcttgtcacgacccaaaaatcacacatgtcgtgatggcgcctatcccaatactaggcaagccgacaaccttgctaacccacaatttcttttaaatattgaaaacataataattaatttCTAAGGGAAAAATCCCACAAATACCGAATATAAAtatactcccaaaatccggtgtcactgagtacataagcatctatatATTACAAGTCTGAAAAACACGATCTATAATAAtgtgagaccaaatacaataaacaaaaggatagggaaggagagacaaggtctgcgaaatatggaagctacctctgaatctccgaaaaatcgactgtgtgaaagaatcaacacccattgTTTCTGGGATCACcttgatctgcacacgaagtgcagggtgtagtatgagtgcaacgaactcagcaagtaacaataataaataaataactgaaagtagtgacgagcttcacagctaagtccaaatacagtactttccaacataaaaggtaggcgtgctttcaagttcaatatttaaaactccacagtaatttcatatcaaatttgactgaaacaGAAATAATGTCTTTCAGAGttttccaaaataatgatatatatATTACAGCTGAAATGCAACAATAATggaatcaatgcatcctctcagagtaataaccactcagtcctcccattcactccaacctctcagtcactctttcctcacaatcactcattcctcgcagtcactcagcactcagcactcggcacttgcacttagtaggtacctgcgctcactggaggtgtgtacatactccgaaggggctcctttaacccaagcgctatattaagCCAATCAaggcatataacaatgaaacatgctgcggcgcgcagctcgatcccataaatatcctcacaattaggccctcggcctcactcagtcatcaacctctcaagtctctcgggctcaggatgtcatgaaaatcatcccaaaaatgataatatgatgtatcaataaatagcaacagatactgagacatgatatgaaatgaatgaactgagtgtgaaattacaatttgaacatataattcaaccacagaaatgaccctAGTGGGTACCAACAATAACATCATAtatctaagcatgatttttaatacgagtctcagctcaattttctctaacatgTAGATAATgcacggatatcaacagattattcaactatacagttccatggaatttgaccaagtcacaattcctatggtgcacgcccacacgcccgtcatctagcatgtgagtcacctcaaaaccaatcacataacacataatccggggtttcatacccttaggaccaaatttagaactgttacttacctcaaaccgtataattctttattccgctatgcctttgcctagtgaattggcctccaaactcCTCGAATCTaggcacaaataattcgattcagtcaataaaatttattgtaattaattccataagaaaacacTAACTttctaacaaaatccgaaatttagctcaaatatcGTTCGTGGGGCCCATAtttcagaacccgacaaaagttacaaaatccgaaagcccattaaaccacgagtctaaccatactaattttaccaaaatccgacctcaactcgacctccaaatcttcaaatcttattttcaaatccctaagttcaaatccccgatttacacatcaaacacatgtaatctagtcggattattcaatgGTAATTCAATATTaaggagtagaaatgatcacaagggacttacctaaagttttcccatgaaaatctcgctcaaaaattgcccaagcctaattccactacggacctccaaataagttttccggacacgctcctaagtccaaaatcaccatacggagctattggaattatcataattctaattcgaggtcgtttacacataagtcaatatccggtcaactttttcaacctatgttttcaattatgagactaagtgtctcatttcactccgaaatccttccgggcccgaaccaactaacccggtgaatcataaaacaactgtaaagcataaattgagcagtaaatgggggaacagggttataatactcaaaacgaccggccgggtcgttacattctccccctcttaaacaaatgttcttcctcgaacggatttagaatcatacctagagtctcaaaaaggtgtggatattttctccgcatctcttcctcaatctcccaagtagcttctccaactggctgacctctccactaaaccttcactaatgatatattctttgacctcaactttcgaacctgccggtctaaaatagccaccgactccacatcataactCAAATTACCGTCtagctgcactgtactgaaatccataATATGGGATGGATCcccaacatactttcggagcatggatatatggaacactggatgaacacctgataaactaggtggcaaagcaagttcataagccacatctccaatcttcttaagtaccccaaaaggcccaatataccgaggattcaacttgcccttcttcccgaacctcaacacacctttcatgggtgaaatcttgagcagaaccttctccccaaccatgtaagcaacatcacggaccttccggtcggcataactcttctgtctagaatGCGTCGTGCGAAgtagctcctgaatcaatttaaccttctccaaagcatcctgaaccaagtcagtacctatAGTTTAGCCTTACCCAGCTCAAATCAACCCACCAGAGACCgataccgtctcccatataaagctttaacggagccatctgaatgctcgattggtagctgctattgtaagcaaactccgcaagtggtagaaacttatccccaagaacccccaaaatcaatgacacaagcgcgtagcatatcctccaatatctagaTAGTGCGATCAGACTGTCCAtctgtttgagggtgaaatgctgtactcaactgaacttgtgtgcccaattctcgctgcactgctctccaaaactttGATGCAAATTGAGTGCCCCGATCTggaatgatggacactggcacaccgtatAGGCGAACAATCGCgcagatataaatctcagccaaccactccgaagagtaattagtaccaactggaataaaatgcacggatttggtcaaccgatccacaatcacccaattGTACAGCCTCAAATCCTGacacatcttcgcggcacctggatgaatggagtaccgcaaactgtgagcttcctggagaatcaactcacgcaaaccatctacattaggcacacatagcctccCTGCATACGTAATACGCCGTCATCCCCAacagtgacttccttggcatcaacgTGTTGAACCGTGTCTTTAAAGATAaatagatgggggtcatcatactgacttTCTCTGATACGaacataaagagaagactgagaaaccacacaagccaaaactcgattcggctccgaaatatccaatctaacaaactggttagccaaggcctgaacatccaaggctaaaggcctctctactaccggtaagtatgctaagcttcccaaactctccgccttacgactcaaggcatcggccaccacattggcctttccgggatgatagagaatggtgatgtcataatccttaagcaactccaaccacttccgctaccgcaaattaagatccttctgtttaaaaagatattgtagactccggtgatcggaataaacctcacaatggacaccgtacaaataatgccaccaaatcttcaaggcgtgaacaatagctgccaactcaaAGTCATGGACcgtataattcttctcatgtatcgtTAACTGTTTGGacgcataggaaatcaccctaccatcttgcatcaacactacgctgagaccaatacgtgacgcatcacaatacatagaTGTCTGAATGCGGAGGTAGTGACGCGAACGCtattaaggaaaccagatgatAGAAAACAACagtccaaaaatagaagaaaatggcctgtagcccatccgaaacacacccaaggcccccgggactccgtctaaatataccaacaagtttcataacctaacacggactcgctcgagatctcaaatcatatcaaacaatgtcgaaactaaGAATCAAAccaagaatcgaacttatgaactttcaaatcttccaatttctaaaactcgcgttgaaacctaccaaaccaacccagaatgacgtcaaattttgcaggcaagtcccaaataacataactgagctattccaactctcggaatcgcattccgacccggatatcaaaaattccacttccggtcaaaatcttcgaaaattcgactttcgccatttcaagcctaaatcaactacatacctcaaattcaccgtccggacacgctcctaattccaaaattacccaacggagctaacggaatcgccggaattctattccggagttgtcttcacatagtttcaactacggtcaaaaatcctaagacttaagcttccgttttagggactaagtgtcccaaatcactccgaatcatccggtaactgaactcAACAACGCACGCAAGTCAATGCATATAATACGAAGCT
This DNA window, taken from Nicotiana tabacum cultivar K326 chromosome 4, ASM71507v2, whole genome shotgun sequence, encodes the following:
- the LOC107759069 gene encoding agamous-like MADS-box protein AGL80, with product MNLQQKPSQHLLLKLAHIYQILPPCLHICCIQGRKKITRKKVKLAFITNDSTRNATFKKRKKGLIKKVSELSTLCGIDACAIIYSPYENQPEVWPNTMGAQRVLAEFKRMPEMEQSKKMVNQESFIRQRIAKASEQLKKQSKENREKEMTEVMYQCLAGKGLQNLNLGDLNDLGWVVDQNLKEINKRIEAFKKRAQLYKNVIILHPTKGFIKTIDNKWHAVASWTWDAQDETCGICRMAFDGCCPDCKLPGDHCPLSKSVNLYLILFSGI